A window of Bacteroidia bacterium genomic DNA:
AGTTGTAGAATTAGGAGAAGCTGCATTTTACGGGCCTAAACTCGACTTTATGGTAAAAGACGCATTGGGAAGAAAATGGCAACTTGGAACTATTCAGGTTGACTACAATTTACCAGAACGTTTTGAGCTGGAATATATAGGTAATGATAATCAAAAACATCGCCCCGTAATGATTCATCGTGCACCTTTTGGCTCAATGGAGCGATTTGTTGCTGTTCTTATTGAACATACAGCAGGTAAATTTCCACTCTGGTTAACCCCAGAACAAGCTGTAATTCTGCCTATTAGCGAAAAATATAACGAATACGCAAAAAAAGTTGAGAATTTGCTAAATAATTCCGATATTCGCAGCCTTATTGACGACCGAAACGAAAAGATAGGTAAAAAGATAAGAGATAACGAATTAAAGAGAATTCCTTATCTTCTTATTGTAGGTGAAAAGGAAGAGCAGACCGGAACAATCGCTGTCCGCAAACAAAGTGAAGGCGATAAAGGTAGCATGACCATCGAAGATTTTGCCAATCATATTAAGAAGGAAGTTGATGAAATGTTAGAAGAAATAAATTAACTAAATTAGGAGGACAAAGTTATAGCTGAGCCATTAAATAAGCGATACGGAGCTCGTAAAAGAGATGAAGAAGAGCTCTATTTTGCAACTAACGAAAGAATTCGAGCAAAGGTAGTTCGCCTTGTTGGTGATAATATTGAGAATTCTGGAATTTTTTCCATTCAGGACGCATTAAAACTTGCTGATGAAATGGAATTAGATTTAGTTGAAATTTCTCCTACTGCTCAACCACCTGTATGTAAAATTGTTGATTTTCAGAAATTTCTATATCAACAAAAAAAGAAAAATAAAGAAATAAGAGCAAAAACAACTAAAGTTGTAATTAAAGAAATTCGCTTCGGTCCAAATACCGACGAACATGATTACAATTTTAAGTTAAAACATGCTATAAATTTCCTCGAAGACGGATCAAAAGTAAAAGCTTATGTATTCTTTAGAGGTAGATCAATAATCTACAAAGAACAAGGCGAAGAACTACTTAAAAAATTTGTTGCTGACTTGGAAGAATACGGAAAAGTTGAGCAAGAACCTAAATTGGAAGGGAAAAGAATGATTATGATGTTTGCTCCAAAATCCACTAAAAAGAAAGTTTGATTATAATTTAATAGTTTTAGAAAAATGCCTAAGATGAAAACAAATTCCGGTGCAAAGAAAAGATTTACTTTGACCGGGTCCGGAAAAATTAAACGGAAACATGCTTACAAAAGTCACATTCTTACAAAGAAATCCAAGAAACGCAAAAGAAATCTTGGACATTTTACCACTATTGATAGTGGAAATGTAATGAATGTAAAACTTTTACTTTGCATGAAATAATTAAAAAAAGTTGTTAAACAGAATGAATTAGCAAAAAAGTTTCTGTGTTAATCAGAACGCTAACCATTCAAAAAAAGAAAAATTATGCCACGTTCAGTCAATTCAGTTGCTTCAAGAGCACGTAGAAAAAAAATCCTTAGTTTAACCAGAGGTAGCTTTGGTTCAAGAAAAAACGTTTGGACAGTAGCCAAGAATTCTTGGGAAAAAGGTCAAAGTTATGCTTACCGCGATCGTCGTAAAAAGAAAATTGAATTCCGCGCTTTGTGGATTCAAAGAATAAATGCAGCAGTAAGAGAACATGATATGTCTTATTCACAATTCATGGGTGCAGTTCATAAAAATGGTATTGAACTTAATCGTAAAGCTCTTGCCGATTTAGCAATGAATAACCCAGAAGCATTTGCAGCTATTGTAAAGTCTGTTAAAACTGCTTAAGTCTTAACATTATTTATATATTTGGGAAGCATACTTTGCTTCCCTTTTTTTATTTTTACCTAAATTTATTAAATGAAAATTGCAATCATAGGATATGGAAAAATGGGAAAGGAAATTGAGTTGGCAGCAACTCAAAGTGGTCACCAGATTTCTATGATTATTGATTTAATTCATTCTGAAGACATTAATAAGTTAAATAAAGAAAATACAGATATTGTTATTGAATTTACTAATCCTGACTCTGTATTAAATAATATCTTGTATTGTTTTTCACTAGGAATTCCTATTGTAACTGGTACTACAGGATGGCACTCTTATTTAGAAACTGTATCAAAAAATTGCAAAGAAAATAACGGCACTATATTTTACTCTCCAAATTTCAGTATTGGGGTTAAACTATATATGGAAACAGCTAAAATTTCAAGTAATATTTTCAATAATTTTCCTGAATACAAAATAAGCATTGAAGAAACACACCATACTCAAAAGATTGACAGTCCAAGTGGTACAGCAATTTCCTTAGCTAATAACATTATACCCGAATTATCTTATTATACTAAATGGAATAAAGCAGAAGAATCAAAAGATAAAGATCTACCCATATTTTCTTATAGGATTGAAGAAACAACAGGAGTTCACAACCTTATTTTTGAATCTGAAACAGATAAAATTGAAATTAAACATACAGCAAAAAGTAGAAAAGGTTTTGCGCATGGTGCAATTTTAGCAGCCGAATTTATAATCGGGAAAAAAGGAATTTTCACAATGCATGATCTTTATAAAAATATTAACAAATAATACTAAAAGAATAAAAAACATTATAAAATGAAACAATATTTTCAGTTTTTAAAAAATAAATGGGTAAAATTTATTATCGCACTTTTAATTTTTATTCCATGGGTTATTTGGATTGGTAATTATTGGATATTCTTAGGTCTGCCAGTTTTTTATGATATTTATATTTCAAAAAAAGTAAACTGGACTTTCTGGAAAAAACGTGGAAAAAAGCCAAATAAAATTATAGAATGGGTAGATGCTATAATTTTTGCTGTTGTTGCTGCAACATTAATCAGAATGTTTTTTATTGAAGCGTATACAATCCCTACATCTTCAATGGAAAAATCATTATTGGTTGGTGATTATTTATTTGTTAGTAAGGTAAGTTACGGACCTAAAATACCTAATACTCCTCTTTCATTTCCATTTGTACATCATACAATGCCTTTATCTGATACCAGACGTTCATTTGTAGAATGGATTAAATGGCCCTATCACAGATTACTCGGCTTTGGAAATGTAGAACGAAATGATATTGTTGTTTTTAATTTTCCTGAAGGAGATACTGTTGCACTTAAACGTCAAAACGAAAGTTACTATGATTTATGCAGACGATATGGTCGTGAAAGAGTTTGGACAGACAAATTAAATTTTGGCGAAATTATATACAGACCAGTTGACAAACAAGAAAACTATATCAAAAGATGTGTTGCTATACCAGGTGATGTGCTAGAAGTAAAACACGGGATAGCATATGTAAATGGAACAAAACAAGAGCATTTTGAAAGAATGCAGTATAATTATGTTGTTGTAACAAATGGCTTAACTATTAACCCTAAAAACCTCGAAAAATTAGACATTTCAAGTGACGACATTAATTTTGCAATGATGACTCAGCAAGCATATACAGACACTGTTACGCATAATAACATTGTTACTTATATAATTCCACTTACCGAAGAAAATGCTGCTACTATCCGTGCATATCCAAATGTCACATCTGTTAAAGCATACGAAATAACTGAACGCGAAGATGTATTTCCTCAGGATAGTACAATTTGTTATAACCGCGATAATTTCGGACCTTTAACTATACCTAAAAAAGGCGTAACAGTAAATTTAACAATAAAAAATATTTCTATTTACCAAAGAATTATTGACGTTTATGAAGAAAATGATTTTCAAATTAAAGATAATAAAATACTAATAAACGGTAAAGAAGCAAATAGTTATACTTTTAAAATGGATTACTATTTTATGATGGGTGATAATCGTCACAACTCTCAGGATGGTAGATTCTGGGGATTTGTACCTGAAGATCATATCGTTGGCAAAGCAGTATTTGTTTGGTTATCATTAGATAAAGACAAAGGTGGTTTTAGTAAGATAAGATGGAACAGAATGTTCCGTTTCATTCATTCATGAAAAAAGCCGTAATAAAAAAACCTGTAAAGAAAAAAAAAAGTTCAGTAAGAGAATGGCTTAAAGCAATTTTCATTGCTGTTTTATTTCTTATTGTTATTAGAATTTTCGCATTTCAATCTTTTGTTGTTAGCGATTCTAAAATGGAATCAACTTTATTTCCTGGCGATTATGTAGTAATTAACAAACTCGGATATGGATCTCGCTTACCTATTACATTATTAAGCTTTCCATTTGTTGGAAGCACATTTTCTTTTAGTGACTCAAAAGCCTATTCTGAGTTAATACAATTACCTTATTTCAGATTTCCCGGTTTTTCAGATATTTCAAGAAATGATATTGTATTTTTTAATTATCCACTTGAAAAAAATATTCCTATAGATAAAAGAACGCAAATATTAAAACGCTGTGTTGCTTTACCTGGAGATACTCTAGCAATTGTAGATAAAAAAGTTTTCGTTAACAGAATTTGCATTAATGATGCTACAGATTGTAATTACAGATACAGAGTTGTTTCAAATAACATCCTACCTAATAGTTTTTTTGAAAAATATAAAATAAATGAAGGTGGCTTAATATCTGAAGATAATATTTACAATTTTTTTATTACTAGAGCTACCTCAGACTCAATAGTTAATGATTCTAACATTAAACAAATTAATTTAATTAAATTAAGAAAAGGCGATTCAAATAATCCTTATTTTCCGCAAAGTGAAAATATTAAATGGAGTTTAGATTATTTTGGACCAATTACAATACCTGAGAAGGGGAAAAAAGTAACATTAAATTATGAAAACATTGAACTTTACAGAGCTGTTATTGATGATTATGAAAACAATAATATCTTTATAAAAAATAAAAAAATATTTATTAATAATATTGAGACTTCTGAATATATTTTTAAGATGGATTATTATTTTATGCTTGATGACAACCGTGATAATGGTAAGGACAGCAGGTACTGGGGTTTTGTCCCTGAAAACCATATTATAGGAAAAGCTGGTTTTATTTGGTTCTCTATAAGCAAATCTAAAAACTCATCAGAAATTATGTGGAGTAGGTTATTTAAAACATTTTAACATGAGAAGATTTATTAAATTTATTGTAAGAAATATACCGAGAATATACTTAATTAGACTGAGTGGTATTTTTAGTTTTTTTATTTCTTTCTTTTATAAAGGAAATAAAGTTGAATGCCCGATATGTAATGGTAAATTCAGAAAATTTCTGCCTTATGGAAACAAGGGTGCAGATAACAGACTATGTCCAAAATGCTTATCATTAGAAAGACATCGATTACTTTGGCTTTATTTTAAAAATAAAACTGATTTTTTTACAGCAAATCTAAATGTACTTCACGTTGCACCTGAGCAATCCTTCATCAAAAGGTTCAGAAAATTGCCAAACTTAAAATATACTACTGCAGATATTGAATCTCCTTTAGCAGATGTAAAAATGGATATTAAAAATATTCCTTTTGACGAAAATACCTTTGATGTATTAATATGCAATCATGTAATGGAACATATTGATGATGAACAAAAAGCCTTAAAGGAGATTTTAAGAGTATTAAAAACTGGTGGATGGGCTATTTTACAAGTTCCTATTAACTTAAACCTAGAAACAACTTATGAGGATCCAAGTATTACCAGTCCTAAGGAACGCGAAAAACATTTCGGACAATACGATCATGTTCGTTTTCATGGAAAAGATTACCCAAATCGTTTAGAAAAAGCAGGTTTTAAAGTAGTAAATGAAACTTATGTTAAAGAGTTTGATTCTAAAACTATTGCCAGATACAGACTACCTGAGGACGAAATAATTTATTTATCAATTAAACCTTAATAAATGGCATACGATGTTATATTAACAACTGCCTACTTCCCTCCTATTCAATATTTCGCAGAAATTATTAATTCCGATAAAGTGTTTATCGAAACTAATGAAAATTATTCCCGTCAAAGCTATAGAAACAGATGTAACATACTTTCATGCAATGGAATACTGCCTTTAACAATTCCAATAGTCAGAAATAACAACGAGAATAACAATATATGTAATATTAAAATAGATTATTCAACTAACTGGCAACGACTACATTTAAATGCAATAGTTTCTGCTTATGGAAAATCACCTTTTTTTTCATATTATTCAGATAAACTTTTAGATACAATAAAACAAAATAAAGAACTTCTAATTGATTTAAACAGTAACATTTTAAAAGTAATTCTTGAAATCTTAAAAGTAAAAAAAGAAATAAAAAATACTGATCACTTTGTTAAAGAATACTCAGATGATATTATAGATTTAAGATATTCGATTCACCCTAAAGTAATAATTAAGAGTAACTCTGAATTTTATAACAAAGAGTATATACAAACATTTTGCGATAGATTTAAGTTTATACCAAACCTAAGTATTCTTGACCTTATTTTTAATTTAGGGCCTGAGAGTTTAAACTTTTTAACAATAAAAAAGCCGTCAAATTAAAATTTGACGGCTTCATTTCACAATAAATAAACATTAGAATTTAAAACCAAAAGTAGCCATTACCCCAACATTAGTATTTTTAATATTTGCTGGAGGTACAGAAACTATCGACTGATCATATAAAAAATATTTTTCCTCACCTTGTAAATATGTAAATGCCATATCAAAATAAAAATCATCATTTCTAATTCCAAAACCGGCATTATATGAAGAATGTATAGCATTTTCGTTTATCTGACCAGATCTATAAGGGCTTCCGTATAAACAATATCCACCACGTAAACTAAAAGGACCATTCTTGAATTCTGCACCAACCTTTATATTACCCGTTGCTGTATATGCATTTTCAATAGTATTATTTTCAGTATTAAAAGGATAATCATCAGCTCTTAAACGTGCTGTTGTATAATCAATATACTCATATTCTACGCCTATAATAGCAAACTTACTAATAACAAATCCTAAACTACCAATTGCACGAAATGGAGTTGTAAGTTCATAATCATAAGTTCCCTGAGTTGAATTAACTTTTTCTCCTGTTCCATGCAATGTATCTGAAAAAGATGATTGAATAGAGCTATTATATTCATCATGCATATTAAAGAAAGTTGGTGAATGAATTGCTCCACCAATTCTAATCCAGTCAGCAGGACGATAAATTAACCCAAACTTAAAATTAAATCCAGCTCCTGTTGTTTTAAGATCATTCTGAAAATCGAACTTATTGAAAGAAGGAATTGAATCATGTGGATCAGTTTCTGAATAAAAACTATTTTCAACGTATCTAATTGTTTGTATTCCTAGTGTTCCACCCATATATAGCTTGTTGCTATAATTACCAGCTAACGATATAACATACTCACCCATACCACCTTTAGTATTAATGTCTTTTCTTTGAATTTCACCATACCTAGGTAATGCTGACTTATATGTTGTTGCACCAGGAGTAGTTGGGTCAATCAGATAAGCATCCCATGCAAGACCTTCATTAAAATAATTCATGGTTTCTGAATCTTTATCTTTTGCTAGTGCAGCAAAATAATCGGTCATTGAACTGGAATTATTTTGTCCTTCAATTTTGACAAAATGATTAAAATCTGCTAATCTGTTATATCCAACAGCAAAGCTTGTTGTTACCCATCCCTCTTCTCGTCCGCTTACATGTGTTGCAACAAAACCTACATTTGCAAAATTCATTCTGAATTTATAATCATCTAATGCAATATCTGTATATTTTGTAGAGCTTGAATTATATGAAAATTGAGGAGTAAACATAAATTCAGATGACCTATAAATACCAAGACCGGCAGGGTTTGTACTAAGACTAGAGAAATCTCCTCCAAGTGCACCAAAAGCTCCTCCCATTGCATTATATCTTGCCGTTCCACTATTGAAATTCTGGCTATATCTTAAAGCGTCTACTTCATTTTGTGCTGCACAAAAGATTGGTAACAACGCGCCGATTATTAAAACTAACTTTTTCATAACTTTAATTTTTATATAAGTTAATAATATTATCTACGATGTCCACCTGAAGAGCTACCTGACGATGAACCACCTGAACGACTTCCACCTGAAGAACTACCAGATGAACTACCTGAAGATCTGCTTCCACCAAAAGATGAAGATCCACTACTATTGTTATTGTGTGACGGAGCAGAATATGAGTTATTTGATTTTGGAGCTGAATAATTATTTGAAGGTGAACTATAAGTTGAGTTTGATGGTTTAGAATAATTATAAGTATTTCCGGAATTTACTGGTTTACTGTCATTATTATTTTTACTTGGTGCCGAATAAGTATTATTAACAGGTTTATTAGTTCTGCCACCGTTATTATTATTATTGTAACCACCATTATTTACCGGTTTATTATACTCAATTGTATTACCATTTGATCCAGAATTATCAATCTTTTGAGGTTTTGACCAGTTATTTCTACTATTATTATCAGGATTTACATTGTTATTTCCTGAGTTGTTTGTTGGATTTGAATAAGGATTCTTTGTAGGTGCCACTTCAATAGAACCATTATTTGGTTTTCTAACAGGATCAACATTCTGATTATTGTTAGGATTTTTATTAAAATTAGGGTTAACATTATCAATATTAGTTGGACTAACATTATTTCCACTATTATTTTCTATTGGTTTCTTACCGTTATTAATAGTAGAATTATTAGAATTTGAAACATTATTATTATTCAACTCTGGGAATCTATTGTTATTTGATGGATTCTTTGAGTTATCAGGATTTTTAACATTTATAGCTCCATTATTTGAATTATTAATAACGTTAGGATTAACATTATTTGTAGAATTTGGATTCTTTGTAGCATTTGCCTGATTAATTGTTCCATTATTTGAATTATGTATAACATTAGGGTTAACATTATTATTGGAGCTATTTGCATTTAAATGCGGATTATTTGTAGTGTTAATTGCAGGAAGTTTATTCTCAACATCTTTTTTATAGTCATTAACAAATGAACCATAATTTCCTCTTGTACCACTTGAAGATCCACCATCTCTATGTCCGTAAGTTGTTAAAGACTGATCATAACTATTGTAATAATAATTATCTGCGTATCCATCATTATATCCATCCCAGTATCCATCATTATATCCATGATTATATCCACCCCAGTATCCATGATGACCGTAACCATGTCCGTAACCCCAATATGGATTATATCCGTAACCGTGTCCGTAACCATATCCGTAACCCCAGAAAGGATCATATCCATAACCATAACTCCAAGGTGAATACATTGAACAATATGAAGGCCACCAGTGATATCCTAAATAAATACTTACACCCCAATCCCATGGATCATAAGTATACCAATAAGAATTTGTATAATAGCCATTATAATATCCATAACCTAGGTAAGGCT
This region includes:
- the lepB gene encoding signal peptidase I, with protein sequence MEQNVPFHSFMKKAVIKKPVKKKKSSVREWLKAIFIAVLFLIVIRIFAFQSFVVSDSKMESTLFPGDYVVINKLGYGSRLPITLLSFPFVGSTFSFSDSKAYSELIQLPYFRFPGFSDISRNDIVFFNYPLEKNIPIDKRTQILKRCVALPGDTLAIVDKKVFVNRICINDATDCNYRYRVVSNNILPNSFFEKYKINEGGLISEDNIYNFFITRATSDSIVNDSNIKQINLIKLRKGDSNNPYFPQSENIKWSLDYFGPITIPEKGKKVTLNYENIELYRAVIDDYENNNIFIKNKKIFINNIETSEYIFKMDYYFMLDDNRDNGKDSRYWGFVPENHIIGKAGFIWFSISKSKNSSEIMWSRLFKTF
- a CDS encoding S26 family signal peptidase; translated protein: MKQYFQFLKNKWVKFIIALLIFIPWVIWIGNYWIFLGLPVFYDIYISKKVNWTFWKKRGKKPNKIIEWVDAIIFAVVAATLIRMFFIEAYTIPTSSMEKSLLVGDYLFVSKVSYGPKIPNTPLSFPFVHHTMPLSDTRRSFVEWIKWPYHRLLGFGNVERNDIVVFNFPEGDTVALKRQNESYYDLCRRYGRERVWTDKLNFGEIIYRPVDKQENYIKRCVAIPGDVLEVKHGIAYVNGTKQEHFERMQYNYVVVTNGLTINPKNLEKLDISSDDINFAMMTQQAYTDTVTHNNIVTYIIPLTEENAATIRAYPNVTSVKAYEITEREDVFPQDSTICYNRDNFGPLTIPKKGVTVNLTIKNISIYQRIIDVYEENDFQIKDNKILINGKEANSYTFKMDYYFMMGDNRHNSQDGRFWGFVPEDHIVGKAVFVWLSLDKDKGGFSKIRWNRMFRFIHS
- the dapB gene encoding 4-hydroxy-tetrahydrodipicolinate reductase, with the protein product MKIAIIGYGKMGKEIELAATQSGHQISMIIDLIHSEDINKLNKENTDIVIEFTNPDSVLNNILYCFSLGIPIVTGTTGWHSYLETVSKNCKENNGTIFYSPNFSIGVKLYMETAKISSNIFNNFPEYKISIEETHHTQKIDSPSGTAISLANNIIPELSYYTKWNKAEESKDKDLPIFSYRIEETTGVHNLIFESETDKIEIKHTAKSRKGFAHGAILAAEFIIGKKGIFTMHDLYKNINK
- a CDS encoding WbqC family protein, which encodes MAYDVILTTAYFPPIQYFAEIINSDKVFIETNENYSRQSYRNRCNILSCNGILPLTIPIVRNNNENNNICNIKIDYSTNWQRLHLNAIVSAYGKSPFFSYYSDKLLDTIKQNKELLIDLNSNILKVILEILKVKKEIKNTDHFVKEYSDDIIDLRYSIHPKVIIKSNSEFYNKEYIQTFCDRFKFIPNLSILDLIFNLGPESLNFLTIKKPSN
- a CDS encoding translation initiation factor IF-3, coding for MAEPLNKRYGARKRDEEELYFATNERIRAKVVRLVGDNIENSGIFSIQDALKLADEMELDLVEISPTAQPPVCKIVDFQKFLYQQKKKNKEIRAKTTKVVIKEIRFGPNTDEHDYNFKLKHAINFLEDGSKVKAYVFFRGRSIIYKEQGEELLKKFVADLEEYGKVEQEPKLEGKRMIMMFAPKSTKKKV
- a CDS encoding methyltransferase domain-containing protein, which translates into the protein MRRFIKFIVRNIPRIYLIRLSGIFSFFISFFYKGNKVECPICNGKFRKFLPYGNKGADNRLCPKCLSLERHRLLWLYFKNKTDFFTANLNVLHVAPEQSFIKRFRKLPNLKYTTADIESPLADVKMDIKNIPFDENTFDVLICNHVMEHIDDEQKALKEILRVLKTGGWAILQVPINLNLETTYEDPSITSPKEREKHFGQYDHVRFHGKDYPNRLEKAGFKVVNETYVKEFDSKTIARYRLPEDEIIYLSIKP
- the rpmI gene encoding 50S ribosomal protein L35 — encoded protein: MPKMKTNSGAKKRFTLTGSGKIKRKHAYKSHILTKKSKKRKRNLGHFTTIDSGNVMNVKLLLCMK
- the rplT gene encoding 50S ribosomal protein L20, which encodes MPRSVNSVASRARRKKILSLTRGSFGSRKNVWTVAKNSWEKGQSYAYRDRRKKKIEFRALWIQRINAAVREHDMSYSQFMGAVHKNGIELNRKALADLAMNNPEAFAAIVKSVKTA